The genomic region GTCTACTGCGGCTCCAATGCCGGCAACAAACCCGTGTATGCCCAACGCGCGCAAGCGCTGGGCGCACGCATCGCGTCCGAAGGCCTGCAACTGGTCTACGGCGGCGGCAACGTCGGGCTGATGGGCATCGTTGCCGATGCCGTGCTCGCCAATGGTGGCGAAGTGATCGGCGTGATCCCCGAACAGCTCGTGCAGTGGGAAGTCGCGCACAAGGGCGTGACCCGGCTCGAAGTGGTCGCCAACATGCACGAGCGCAAGGCGCGGATGTTCGACCTCGCCGACGCCTTCGTCGCCCTGCCCGGTGGTTTCGGCACCCTCGACGAGATGTTCGAGATGCTGACCTGGCGCCAGCTCGGCCTCGGCAAGAAACCCTGCGCGTTTCTCGATGTCGATGGTTTCTACGCGCCGCTGATGGGCATGATCGACCGCATGGTCGAAGAACGCTTCCTGCACGCAGAACAGCGCCACGACCTGTGGCACGGCGAAGACATCGACACGCTGTTCGCGTGGATGCGCGACTACACGCCCGCGCAGGCGGACAAATGGCTGGACGAGAAGAAGCGACGGGAGTTGCGGTGACACTTCCACAGCACGAAGTGCGCAGCTCGTCTTTTATGTAGGCCCTAATGTCTCTGAGGTACCTACCTGACGGATGAACATCAACTCTCCTAACCTCAAACGGTCCTCACCAATGCTTTCCAGCGGCGACATGGATCTGTCGCCGAACGAAGTTGCGGGGCAATCTGCGCCGTCAAGAATACAGCTCTCGATCTTCAACTTCGCTTCGGC from Lysobacter sp. harbors:
- a CDS encoding TIGR00730 family Rossman fold protein, with amino-acid sequence MKSICVYCGSNAGNKPVYAQRAQALGARIASEGLQLVYGGGNVGLMGIVADAVLANGGEVIGVIPEQLVQWEVAHKGVTRLEVVANMHERKARMFDLADAFVALPGGFGTLDEMFEMLTWRQLGLGKKPCAFLDVDGFYAPLMGMIDRMVEERFLHAEQRHDLWHGEDIDTLFAWMRDYTPAQADKWLDEKKRRELR